The Caproicibacterium lactatifermentans genome contains a region encoding:
- a CDS encoding PTS fructose transporter subunit IIABC: MRITDLLSTESIALDFPVENQTQVIDKLVSLQVTHGGITDVATYKKAIYAREAEASTYVDCGITVPHAKCTCVTKPSLAALRPKTPVQYNPDDAEKSSLFFMIAAPNNSNLHVDLLARMMQMLMNEDFVAKLHAAKTPKEFLSVIDTQEEAQFGNESITKEDAGVPTGYRVLAVTACPTGIAHTYMAAEALDKAGKKLGISCKVETNGSGGAKNVLTAAEIAACDGIIIAADKNVETARFDGKPVIFTRVDDGIHKPEELLRKIESGSIPVFHAQGGKPAEEAQNSSVGHTIYKHLMNGISHMLPFVIGGGILIALAFLFDDYAINPKNFGMNTPLAAFFKTIGGAAFNYMLPILSAFIAMSIADRPGLAVGFAGGILAMTGTNFSGLASGDATGISGGFLAALLSGFVAGYLVKFLEKTTENMPKSMDGIRPMLIYPLGGISCIGIVMCAINPLMGLINSGISAWLNSMGGVSKVLLGTILGGMMSVDMGGPVNKAAYVFGTAALASGSFDVMAAVMVGGMVPPLAIALSTTFFPKKWTPSERRNGIVNYVMGLCFISEGAIPYAAADPLRVLPSCIVGSAVSGALSMLFGCTLRAPHGGIFVFPVVGNPLMYVVALAAGSIVGAVMLSLLKKTRTDAA; the protein is encoded by the coding sequence ATGCGTATCACAGACCTTCTCAGCACCGAATCCATTGCGCTGGATTTCCCCGTGGAAAATCAGACGCAGGTCATTGACAAGCTGGTTTCGCTGCAGGTTACCCACGGTGGCATCACGGACGTGGCGACCTACAAAAAGGCCATCTATGCCCGTGAGGCTGAGGCTTCCACTTATGTGGACTGCGGCATCACAGTGCCCCACGCAAAATGCACTTGCGTGACAAAGCCAAGCCTTGCGGCCCTGCGTCCGAAAACGCCGGTGCAGTATAACCCAGATGACGCGGAAAAAAGCAGCCTGTTTTTTATGATTGCCGCGCCAAACAATAGCAACCTGCACGTGGATTTGCTGGCCCGCATGATGCAGATGCTGATGAATGAAGATTTCGTGGCAAAACTGCACGCCGCCAAAACTCCAAAAGAGTTTCTCTCTGTAATTGACACGCAGGAAGAGGCGCAGTTTGGTAACGAAAGTATCACAAAAGAGGACGCCGGCGTCCCTACCGGCTACCGTGTGCTGGCGGTCACAGCCTGTCCCACCGGCATTGCCCACACCTACATGGCGGCAGAGGCACTCGATAAAGCCGGCAAAAAGCTCGGAATTTCCTGTAAGGTAGAAACAAACGGCTCCGGTGGGGCAAAAAATGTGCTCACCGCCGCCGAGATTGCCGCATGTGACGGCATTATCATTGCGGCGGACAAAAATGTCGAAACCGCCCGTTTTGACGGCAAACCCGTCATTTTCACCCGTGTAGATGACGGCATTCACAAGCCGGAGGAGCTGCTGCGAAAGATTGAAAGCGGCAGCATACCCGTGTTCCACGCACAGGGCGGCAAACCCGCTGAGGAAGCGCAGAACAGCAGTGTCGGTCACACCATCTATAAGCACCTGATGAACGGCATTTCACATATGCTGCCTTTTGTCATTGGCGGCGGCATTCTCATTGCGTTGGCGTTTTTATTTGATGATTACGCCATTAACCCAAAGAATTTCGGCATGAACACCCCGCTTGCGGCTTTCTTTAAGACTATCGGCGGCGCGGCATTCAACTATATGCTGCCTATTCTCTCCGCATTCATTGCCATGTCCATTGCGGACCGGCCCGGTTTGGCAGTTGGTTTTGCCGGCGGTATACTGGCCATGACCGGCACCAACTTTTCGGGACTTGCCAGCGGCGATGCCACAGGCATTTCCGGCGGCTTTTTGGCGGCACTGCTCTCCGGCTTTGTAGCAGGCTACCTAGTGAAATTTCTGGAGAAAACCACCGAAAATATGCCAAAAAGTATGGACGGTATCCGGCCAATGCTTATCTATCCGCTGGGCGGCATCTCGTGTATCGGCATAGTGATGTGTGCTATCAACCCGCTGATGGGCCTCATCAATTCCGGCATTTCCGCTTGGCTGAACTCGATGGGCGGTGTTTCCAAAGTACTGCTGGGCACTATTTTGGGCGGCATGATGAGTGTGGATATGGGCGGCCCTGTTAACAAAGCAGCCTATGTGTTCGGCACGGCGGCTTTGGCCAGCGGCAGCTTTGACGTGATGGCCGCGGTCATGGTCGGTGGCATGGTTCCGCCCCTGGCGATTGCGCTCTCTACCACTTTCTTCCCGAAGAAGTGGACACCCAGCGAACGCCGGAATGGCATTGTCAACTATGTAATGGGCCTGTGCTTTATTTCTGAGGGTGCCATTCCTTATGCCGCAGCCGACCCGCTGCGCGTACTGCCAAGCTGTATTGTCGGTTCCGCTGTTTCTGGTGCACTCTCTATGCTGTTCGGCTGTACACTGCGTGCCCCGCATGGCGGCATCTTCGTGTTCCCAGTGGTAGGGAATCCGCTGATGTACGTAGTTGCTCTGGCTGCTGGCAGCATTGTTGGCGCAGTGATGCTCAGCCTGTTAAAAAAGACACGTACTGATGCCGCATAA
- a CDS encoding ribose-phosphate diphosphokinase: MNFHGKDIKIFAGNANPDVARQISECLGLPMGKSEVTTFSNGEISVSLKESVRGSDCFIVQSTCSPVNDNLMELLIMIDAMKRASAARITAVIPHFGYARQDRKAKARDPISAKLCADIIETAGADRVLTMDLHAAQIQGFFNIPVDHLRGAPLLASFMKERLGDHVDDYLVVSPDLGSVTRARDFAERIGTPMAIVDKRRQRANECEVMNIIGSVEGKKVIIVDDMIDTAGTLCNAAQAIMEHGAVSVTACATHGVLSGPAIQRLQDSVLKEVVLLDTIPLPPEKRIDKITVLPTAPTFAEAIERIYEDKPVSPMFI, encoded by the coding sequence ATGAATTTTCACGGCAAGGATATCAAAATTTTTGCTGGAAACGCAAACCCGGACGTGGCGCGGCAGATTAGTGAATGCCTCGGCCTGCCCATGGGCAAAAGTGAAGTCACCACTTTCAGCAACGGCGAAATCTCCGTTTCTCTGAAGGAATCGGTGCGCGGTTCCGACTGCTTTATTGTGCAGTCCACCTGCTCTCCGGTTAATGACAACCTTATGGAATTGCTGATTATGATTGACGCCATGAAGCGCGCTTCGGCTGCCCGCATTACGGCTGTCATTCCGCACTTCGGCTACGCCCGCCAGGACCGCAAGGCAAAGGCCCGTGACCCGATTAGTGCAAAACTGTGTGCCGATATTATTGAAACTGCCGGCGCCGACCGTGTGCTGACCATGGACCTGCACGCGGCGCAGATTCAGGGGTTTTTCAACATTCCGGTTGATCACCTGCGCGGAGCACCGCTGCTTGCTTCCTTTATGAAAGAACGTCTGGGTGACCATGTGGATGATTACCTTGTCGTTTCCCCTGACTTGGGTTCTGTCACACGTGCGCGTGATTTTGCGGAGCGCATCGGCACCCCTATGGCCATTGTTGACAAGCGCCGTCAGCGTGCCAATGAATGCGAAGTCATGAACATTATCGGTTCCGTTGAAGGCAAAAAGGTCATTATCGTCGATGATATGATTGATACTGCCGGTACACTGTGCAATGCGGCACAGGCCATCATGGAACACGGCGCGGTTTCCGTCACTGCCTGCGCAACCCATGGCGTTCTCTCTGGCCCGGCCATTCAGCGCCTGCAGGATTCTGTCCTGAAGGAAGTTGTTCTGCTGGATACCATTCCCCTGCCGCCGGAAAAGCGCATTGATAAAATCACAGTGCTGCCGACTGCACCGACTTTTGCCGAAGCAATCGAGCGCATCTATGAGGATAAACCGGTTTCTCCGATGTTTATTTAA
- a CDS encoding thioredoxin domain-containing protein, which yields MYENQLIHETSPYLLQHAHQPVNWYPWGEKAFAKARAEDRPIFLSIGYSTCHWCHVMAKESFADKEIAALLNKSFVSIKVDREERPDLDSVYMAVCLAMTGSGGWPLSVFLTPDKKPFFAGTYFPKDSQMGMVGFRQLLQVISGKWRQDRNALLQSAEELTELLSKQKTSGGHVDDSLLDRAMQQFQQSFDEEYGGFGEAPKFPTPHNLLFLLDRFQKTGNSSVLRMVELTLRRMYRGGLFDHIGFGFSRYSTDRAFQVPHFEKMLYDNALLIMSYTKAYDVTGDAFYLEVAKQTADYVLREMTSPEGAFYSAQDADSEGAEGRYYAFTPSEIQKILGEKTGEAFNRCYGITEYGNFNGKSIPHLMGSMEDVHALADCLPPLRLYRKHRSRLHLDNKILTAWNGLMIAALSQLARVSGSKRYLYAALTCEQFLRTNLCEDNFLYVSWCSRVRGGPGYLNDYACAIFALLELSQAAQEPMFLVKAQRLCQRALHDFWDQEQGGFFLSGKKNEELILHPKETYDGAMPSGNSVMAYNLVRLSQMTDDAHWEDLARRQLAFLSKQAEEIPMGHAFFLLALSDFLSPPDHVTVVPAADEDVSELLKKCSLNAMVTILKRPTADYPLLNGRTTYFVCTGHSCLPPTNEPPALHRQQPAEF from the coding sequence ATGTACGAAAATCAGCTCATTCACGAAACCAGCCCGTATCTTCTCCAGCATGCCCACCAGCCGGTCAACTGGTATCCATGGGGGGAAAAGGCCTTTGCCAAAGCACGAGCGGAGGACAGGCCAATTTTTTTAAGCATAGGATATTCCACCTGTCACTGGTGCCATGTCATGGCAAAGGAAAGTTTTGCGGATAAAGAAATTGCAGCTTTGCTTAATAAAAGTTTTGTTTCCATTAAAGTGGACCGGGAGGAACGCCCGGATTTGGACAGCGTCTATATGGCCGTTTGTCTGGCGATGACCGGCAGCGGCGGCTGGCCGCTGAGTGTTTTCCTCACACCGGACAAAAAGCCGTTTTTTGCCGGTACCTATTTTCCTAAAGACAGCCAAATGGGGATGGTGGGATTCCGGCAGCTGCTGCAGGTTATCTCTGGGAAATGGAGACAGGACCGGAATGCACTGCTACAGTCTGCGGAGGAACTGACGGAACTTTTGTCCAAGCAAAAAACCAGCGGCGGCCATGTGGACGATTCTCTTTTGGACCGGGCAATGCAGCAGTTTCAGCAGAGTTTTGATGAAGAATACGGCGGTTTTGGAGAAGCCCCAAAATTCCCCACGCCGCACAATCTTTTGTTTTTATTGGACCGGTTTCAAAAAACGGGCAATTCATCCGTGCTCCGTATGGTGGAACTGACACTGCGCCGGATGTATCGGGGCGGTCTGTTTGACCATATCGGTTTCGGTTTTTCCCGCTATTCCACGGACCGCGCGTTTCAAGTTCCGCACTTTGAAAAAATGCTTTATGACAATGCCTTGTTAATAATGAGCTATACCAAAGCCTATGATGTCACAGGTGACGCTTTTTATTTGGAGGTCGCGAAACAGACAGCGGACTATGTGCTGCGGGAGATGACCAGCCCGGAAGGAGCGTTTTACAGCGCCCAGGATGCAGATAGCGAGGGTGCGGAAGGCCGGTACTATGCATTTACACCGTCTGAGATTCAAAAAATTTTGGGAGAAAAAACCGGAGAAGCGTTCAATCGCTGCTATGGCATTACCGAGTATGGAAACTTTAATGGAAAAAGCATTCCGCATCTGATGGGAAGTATGGAGGATGTTCATGCGTTGGCGGACTGTCTCCCCCCTTTGCGATTATATCGCAAACACCGTAGCCGTCTTCACTTGGACAATAAGATTTTGACGGCGTGGAACGGGCTGATGATTGCGGCACTGTCACAGCTTGCGCGTGTTTCCGGAAGTAAGCGGTACCTGTATGCGGCGCTGACCTGTGAGCAGTTTCTGCGGACAAACCTTTGTGAAGATAACTTTTTGTATGTCAGTTGGTGCAGCCGTGTCCGCGGCGGTCCCGGCTATCTAAATGACTATGCCTGCGCCATATTCGCCCTGCTGGAGCTTTCTCAGGCAGCGCAGGAACCGATGTTTTTGGTGAAGGCACAGCGGCTGTGCCAGCGGGCACTGCATGATTTCTGGGACCAGGAGCAGGGAGGCTTCTTTTTGTCGGGTAAAAAGAACGAGGAGTTGATTCTGCACCCCAAAGAAACGTATGACGGGGCCATGCCCAGCGGCAACTCGGTCATGGCGTACAATCTGGTTCGGCTGTCCCAAATGACAGACGATGCGCACTGGGAGGACCTTGCTCGGCGCCAGCTGGCGTTTTTGTCCAAACAGGCAGAGGAGATTCCGATGGGACACGCATTCTTTCTGCTGGCGCTTTCTGATTTTCTTTCACCGCCGGACCACGTCACGGTGGTGCCCGCGGCGGATGAAGATGTAAGCGAACTCCTAAAAAAATGCAGCCTAAACGCTATGGTGACAATTTTGAAGCGTCCCACAGCGGACTATCCGCTGCTGAATGGGCGAACAACCTATTTCGTTTGTACTGGACACTCCTGTCTGCCGCCCACCAATGAGCCGCCTGCCCTGCACCGACAACAGCCCGCAGAATTTTAA
- a CDS encoding sugar phosphate nucleotidyltransferase — protein sequence MGIMGERYCAVVLAAGEGKRMKADRPKVLCEVLFKPMLRWVLDAVQAAGIQDICCVTGHRHEQLEAYLAKINAGSFAAHPVRCVLQRERRGTGHAVMTARAFLEKHHGGQVLVLNGDAPFMSAETISDARQMHDASHNAATVVSAKVENPTGYGRIVRDPATQLLSAIVEQKDASSEEQKINEINSGSYWFAVDDLLSVLDDITSDNAQGEYYLTDAIALLHRSRQVSVFPAKDSAAVLGANDCIQLYQLNQIARERVLHRHMAEGIAIPCTDGVIIGPDVKIGAYSCILPGSILQGTTSVGQDCTIGPNTILQNAYVEDHVLLNSVQVYNKKVAEGEILEPYSVLR from the coding sequence ATGGGCATAATGGGAGAACGATACTGTGCAGTGGTTCTGGCTGCAGGGGAAGGTAAGCGCATGAAGGCAGACCGCCCAAAAGTGCTGTGCGAGGTACTATTTAAGCCAATGCTGCGCTGGGTGCTGGATGCCGTGCAGGCAGCCGGCATTCAGGACATCTGCTGTGTGACGGGACACCGCCACGAACAGCTGGAAGCATATCTTGCAAAGATTAATGCTGGTTCGTTTGCTGCACATCCTGTACGGTGTGTCCTGCAAAGGGAGCGCCGAGGCACCGGCCATGCGGTTATGACGGCCCGCGCTTTTTTGGAAAAACACCACGGCGGTCAGGTGCTGGTCTTAAACGGCGACGCACCGTTTATGTCAGCGGAAACCATATCGGATGCGCGACAGATGCACGATGCAAGTCACAATGCTGCAACCGTCGTTTCGGCGAAAGTTGAAAACCCCACAGGTTACGGCCGAATTGTTCGTGACCCAGCAACACAGCTCCTTTCTGCGATTGTGGAGCAGAAGGACGCCAGTTCGGAAGAACAAAAAATTAATGAAATCAATTCCGGCTCCTATTGGTTTGCTGTGGATGACCTGCTGAGCGTTTTGGACGATATTACCAGCGACAACGCCCAGGGTGAATATTATCTAACGGACGCCATTGCGCTGCTTCACCGCAGCAGGCAGGTCAGCGTGTTTCCGGCGAAAGACTCAGCTGCAGTTTTGGGTGCGAACGACTGCATACAGCTGTATCAGCTGAACCAAATCGCACGGGAGCGCGTTCTGCACCGGCACATGGCGGAAGGCATTGCCATCCCTTGCACAGACGGCGTTATTATTGGACCAGATGTCAAAATTGGCGCATATTCCTGCATTTTACCGGGAAGTATCCTGCAGGGGACTACCTCGGTGGGGCAGGACTGCACCATTGGACCTAATACAATCCTGCAAAACGCGTATGTGGAAGACCACGTTTTGCTTAACTCCGTGCAGGTTTACAATAAAAAAGTTGCAGAAGGGGAGATTTTAGAACCCTATTCTGTACTGCGATAG
- the pfkB gene encoding 1-phosphofructokinase, which translates to MIYTMTFNPAIDYVVHLENHLQPGKINRCTDETYQFGGKGINVAVMLRNLGHDAIALGFIAGETGSWLQKGLHNMGLLTDFIRLPSGMTRINVKVKDKEETEINGSGPVISPADMKRLYTRLDALKSGDILVLAGSIPACLASDTYEKIMRRLAVRNILVAVDATRDLLVNVLPYQPFLIKPNSHELGEIFGRELKSDREITECATKLQERGARNVLVSMAKDGALLLDETGKVHRMAAPSGKVRNSVGAGDSMVAGFLAGWLQTGSYEKALRLGTAAGSATACSLGLAGKEEIDAMLAKM; encoded by the coding sequence ATGATTTATACGATGACTTTTAATCCCGCTATTGATTATGTGGTCCATCTGGAAAATCACCTGCAACCGGGAAAAATTAACCGCTGCACCGATGAGACCTACCAGTTCGGCGGAAAAGGAATCAACGTAGCCGTGATGCTGCGAAATCTGGGTCATGATGCCATTGCACTGGGCTTTATCGCTGGGGAAACCGGAAGCTGGCTGCAAAAAGGACTGCACAATATGGGCCTTTTAACGGATTTTATTCGCCTTCCTTCCGGCATGACGCGTATCAACGTAAAAGTGAAAGATAAGGAAGAAACTGAAATTAACGGCAGTGGTCCGGTCATTTCACCGGCGGATATGAAGCGGCTTTATACCCGACTGGACGCGCTGAAAAGCGGTGATATATTGGTATTAGCGGGCAGCATTCCTGCCTGTCTTGCAAGCGATACCTATGAAAAAATTATGAGGAGACTTGCCGTACGAAATATTCTCGTCGCGGTGGACGCAACACGTGACCTTCTTGTAAATGTCCTCCCATACCAACCGTTTCTGATTAAGCCCAACAGCCACGAGTTGGGTGAAATCTTTGGCCGGGAACTGAAAAGCGACCGGGAAATTACTGAATGTGCCACTAAGCTGCAGGAGCGTGGTGCACGCAACGTGCTGGTAAGCATGGCAAAGGACGGCGCACTTCTGCTGGATGAAACCGGAAAGGTCCACCGAATGGCCGCACCGAGCGGTAAAGTACGCAACAGCGTGGGCGCGGGCGACAGCATGGTAGCTGGCTTCTTGGCCGGCTGGCTGCAAACTGGCAGCTATGAAAAAGCACTGCGCTTAGGAACCGCCGCCGGCAGCGCCACCGCCTGTTCCTTAGGGCTGGCAGGCAAAGAAGAAATCGACGCGATGCTTGCAAAGATGTAG
- the pth gene encoding aminoacyl-tRNA hydrolase, translated as MLFSKNSFSAGPVEWILAGLGNPGSQYEGTRHNTGFMALDTIAKKAGVSIDKLQFQGQCAQAVVGGKKVLLLKPSTYMNLSGQSVTAAMRFYKLPPERTIIFFDDISLPCGRLRLRRKGSDGGHNGMKNIIYLAGSDQFPRVKIGIGAKPTPQWDLADWVLSRFSNEDSQQMQQSFQHAAEAAELLVNGKMVEAMNLYNGKG; from the coding sequence ATGTTATTTTCTAAAAATTCCTTTTCTGCGGGACCGGTCGAGTGGATACTGGCCGGTTTGGGCAACCCCGGCAGCCAGTATGAGGGTACCCGGCACAATACCGGCTTTATGGCACTGGATACCATTGCAAAGAAAGCCGGCGTTTCCATAGATAAGCTGCAGTTTCAGGGACAGTGCGCCCAAGCTGTGGTGGGCGGCAAAAAAGTTTTGCTGCTGAAGCCCTCTACCTATATGAATCTGTCCGGCCAGAGCGTGACCGCGGCCATGCGCTTTTATAAGCTGCCGCCAGAACGCACCATTATTTTCTTTGACGACATTTCTCTCCCCTGCGGCCGGCTGCGTCTTCGCCGAAAGGGCAGCGACGGCGGGCACAACGGCATGAAAAATATCATTTATCTTGCCGGCAGTGACCAATTTCCCCGCGTGAAAATCGGCATCGGTGCCAAGCCGACGCCGCAGTGGGATTTGGCGGACTGGGTTCTCAGCCGTTTTTCGAACGAGGACAGCCAACAAATGCAACAGAGCTTTCAGCACGCGGCTGAGGCAGCGGAGCTGCTGGTCAATGGCAAAATGGTGGAGGCCATGAATCTTTATAACGGAAAAGGTTAA
- a CDS encoding DeoR/GlpR family DNA-binding transcription regulator: MLTEERFSIILHMLQDKHSVTVQQLCDVLGASESTVRRDLQTLDTQGRLNRVHGGATLANNRFIAAEETMTTKEAQAVSQKADIGAAAAQLICPEDFAYIDAGSTTLQLVKCLSGSALHAVYVTNGIAHARILAQKGCRVYVLAGQVRPSTEAIVGAGAMANLQRYHFTKAFMGANGVTLGEGFTTPDVEEAELKNTALNRAMETWFLTDDSKFGKVYAAVICPLIEGSIFTNHLPNEKYRQYTLVKESDVK, from the coding sequence ATGCTTACGGAAGAACGTTTTTCTATTATTCTGCACATGCTGCAGGATAAGCACTCTGTTACCGTACAGCAACTGTGTGACGTTCTCGGCGCCAGCGAGTCAACGGTTCGCCGTGACCTGCAAACTCTGGACACCCAAGGCCGGCTCAACCGCGTGCACGGCGGCGCAACTTTAGCAAATAACCGCTTTATCGCTGCCGAGGAAACCATGACTACCAAAGAGGCGCAGGCTGTTTCACAGAAAGCTGACATCGGCGCGGCCGCCGCACAGCTGATTTGTCCGGAAGATTTTGCCTACATTGATGCGGGCAGCACCACCCTGCAGCTTGTCAAGTGTCTTTCCGGCAGCGCACTGCACGCTGTTTATGTGACCAACGGTATTGCCCATGCGCGCATCCTGGCACAAAAGGGGTGTCGGGTATATGTACTTGCCGGGCAAGTACGGCCCAGCACAGAAGCGATTGTAGGGGCAGGGGCCATGGCAAACCTGCAGCGCTATCATTTCACAAAGGCCTTTATGGGTGCAAACGGTGTAACCCTGGGGGAAGGTTTCACCACGCCGGATGTGGAGGAAGCCGAGCTGAAAAATACCGCGCTGAACCGTGCGATGGAAACCTGGTTTCTTACAGATGACTCCAAATTCGGCAAAGTTTATGCCGCCGTCATTTGTCCTCTCATAGAGGGTTCCATTTTTACAAATCACCTTCCAAATGAAAAATATCGCCAATATACTTTGGTAAAAGAGAGTGACGTAAAATGA
- the ppdK gene encoding pyruvate, phosphate dikinase produces MSCKYLYYFTEGNKAFKGDMITMKNILGGKGAGLAEMTAAGMPVPQGFTITTGACTQYYTDGRQINDEIQKDIFEHMKGLEKITGKTFGDNRNPLLVSVRSGARQSMPGMMDTILNLGLNDEAVEGLAKKTNNPRFAYDSYRRFVQMFADVVMGVSKSLFEDEIDKMKAEKGYKSDIDLTAEDLKKLVAVFKKIYEDNEHKPFPQDPKVQLIEAVKAVFRSWDNPRANVYRKMNEIPYEWGTAVNVQQMAFGNSGNNSGTGVAFTRNPATGEKKLFGEYLINAQGEDVVAGVRTPSPISHLKDQMPAVYDQFTDIATKLENHFKDMQDMEFTIEDGHLYMLQTRNGKRTATAALKIACDLVDEGMIDKEEAVLRVEPHQLDALLHPQFDPDALKKAEVIGRGLAASPGAACGKVVFSAEDAKAWKKNGEKVVLVRLETSPEDIEGMQSAEGILTVRGGMTSHAAVVARGMGTCCVSGCGEITVDYDKKQFTLGGKAYKEGDYISIDGSTGNIYGEALPTVPASITGNFGRFMEWADKVRTLKVYTNADRPKDAQQASDFGAEGIGLCRTEHMFFEGNRIKAMREMIVAENVEDRKKALAKILPYQQGDFEGLFEIMGERPVTIRFLDPPLHEFLPTKENDIKDLADDLHITVEKLKDVIASLHEFNPMMGHRGCRLTVTYPEIAEMQTTAVINAAINVTKKTGKKIVPQIMIPLVGEAKELKFVKDTVVKTADKIIKDSGMDLKYEVGTMIEIPRAALTAGKIAKEADFFCYGTNDLTQMTFGFSRDDAGKFLDSYYENKIYESDPFVHLDTEGVGRLVKMSSEEGKAANPQLHLGICGEHGGDPSSIEFCHNSGLDYVSCSPFRVPIARLAAAQAAIKENRAKAKA; encoded by the coding sequence ATGAGCTGCAAGTACCTTTACTACTTCACCGAGGGTAACAAAGCCTTTAAAGGCGATATGATCACGATGAAGAACATCCTGGGCGGCAAGGGCGCTGGCCTTGCGGAAATGACCGCAGCCGGTATGCCGGTTCCGCAGGGCTTCACTATTACGACCGGAGCCTGCACGCAGTATTACACCGACGGCCGCCAGATTAACGACGAAATCCAGAAGGATATCTTCGAGCACATGAAAGGCCTCGAGAAAATCACGGGGAAGACCTTTGGTGACAACAGAAACCCGCTGCTGGTTTCTGTCCGTTCCGGCGCACGTCAGTCTATGCCCGGCATGATGGATACCATTCTGAACCTCGGCCTGAACGATGAAGCCGTGGAAGGCCTGGCAAAGAAGACCAACAATCCGCGCTTTGCATACGACAGCTACCGCCGCTTCGTTCAGATGTTTGCCGATGTTGTCATGGGCGTTTCCAAAAGTCTCTTTGAAGATGAAATTGACAAGATGAAGGCCGAAAAGGGCTACAAGAGCGACATCGACCTGACAGCTGAAGACCTGAAAAAGCTGGTTGCCGTCTTCAAGAAAATTTATGAAGACAACGAGCACAAACCCTTCCCGCAGGACCCGAAGGTACAGCTTATTGAAGCAGTGAAGGCTGTCTTCCGCAGCTGGGACAACCCCCGTGCAAACGTTTACCGCAAAATGAACGAAATTCCGTACGAGTGGGGCACCGCTGTCAACGTACAGCAGATGGCATTCGGCAACTCCGGTAACAACTCCGGCACAGGCGTTGCATTTACCCGCAACCCGGCAACCGGCGAAAAGAAGCTGTTTGGTGAATACCTGATTAACGCACAGGGCGAAGACGTTGTCGCTGGCGTGCGCACACCATCCCCCATCAGCCATCTGAAGGACCAGATGCCTGCTGTGTATGACCAGTTCACGGATATTGCCACAAAGCTGGAAAATCACTTCAAGGATATGCAGGACATGGAGTTCACCATCGAAGACGGCCACCTTTATATGCTGCAGACTCGTAACGGCAAACGTACCGCTACCGCTGCTCTGAAGATTGCCTGCGACCTTGTCGATGAAGGCATGATTGACAAGGAAGAGGCTGTCCTGCGTGTTGAACCGCATCAGCTGGACGCTCTGCTGCATCCGCAGTTTGACCCGGATGCCCTGAAGAAAGCAGAAGTCATTGGCAGAGGCCTGGCTGCTTCCCCCGGAGCTGCCTGTGGCAAAGTTGTGTTCTCCGCTGAGGACGCAAAGGCATGGAAGAAGAACGGCGAAAAGGTTGTTCTGGTTCGCCTGGAAACTTCTCCGGAAGACATTGAAGGCATGCAGTCCGCAGAGGGCATTCTGACTGTCCGCGGCGGTATGACCAGCCATGCTGCTGTTGTGGCGCGCGGTATGGGCACCTGCTGTGTTTCTGGCTGCGGCGAAATTACCGTTGACTATGACAAAAAGCAGTTCACCCTTGGCGGCAAGGCTTACAAAGAGGGCGACTACATTTCCATTGACGGCTCCACCGGCAACATTTACGGTGAAGCTCTGCCGACCGTTCCGGCTTCCATTACCGGCAACTTCGGCCGCTTCATGGAGTGGGCCGACAAGGTCCGCACCCTGAAGGTTTACACCAACGCTGACCGCCCGAAGGATGCCCAGCAGGCAAGTGACTTTGGCGCAGAAGGCATTGGTCTGTGCCGTACCGAGCACATGTTCTTCGAGGGCAACCGCATTAAGGCTATGCGTGAAATGATTGTCGCCGAGAATGTAGAAGACCGTAAGAAGGCTCTGGCGAAGATTCTGCCGTATCAGCAGGGCGACTTCGAGGGCCTGTTTGAAATCATGGGCGAGCGCCCGGTCACCATTCGTTTCCTCGACCCGCCGCTGCATGAATTCCTGCCGACAAAAGAAAACGACATTAAGGACCTGGCGGACGATCTGCACATCACCGTTGAAAAGCTGAAAGACGTTATCGCCTCTCTGCATGAGTTCAACCCGATGATGGGTCACCGTGGCTGCCGTCTGACTGTCACTTATCCGGAAATCGCTGAAATGCAGACCACCGCTGTCATCAACGCTGCTATCAATGTAACAAAGAAAACCGGTAAGAAGATTGTCCCGCAGATTATGATTCCTCTGGTTGGCGAAGCCAAGGAACTCAAGTTTGTTAAGGATACCGTTGTGAAGACTGCCGATAAGATTATTAAGGATTCCGGTATGGACCTGAAGTACGAAGTCGGCACTATGATTGAAATTCCGCGTGCTGCACTGACTGCAGGCAAGATCGCCAAGGAAGCTGACTTCTTCTGCTATGGTACCAACGACCTGACACAGATGACCTTCGGCTTCAGCCGTGATGATGCCGGCAAGTTCCTGGATTCCTACTACGAGAACAAGATTTACGAATCTGACCCATTTGTGCATCTGGACACAGAGGGTGTTGGCCGTCTGGTCAAGATGAGCTCCGAGGAAGGTAAAGCTGCCAACCCGCAGCTGCACCTCGGCATCTGCGGTGAACACGGTGGTGATCCGTCTTCCATTGAGTTCTGCCACAACTCGGGCCTAGACTATGTATCCTGTTCTCCATTCCGTGTACCGATTGCACGTCTGGCTGCCGCACAGGCCGCTATCAAAGAAAATCGCGCAAAGGCCAAAGCCTGA